One Nicotiana sylvestris chromosome 12, ASM39365v2, whole genome shotgun sequence genomic window carries:
- the LOC104247959 gene encoding ABC transporter G family member 14-like: MPVNCIAPKPENSGTEVMAAPTNLPNPSELHDMSCLAFPVQINSQSFSQRALYPITLKFEEIVYKIRQETQGMCCGGTSNTKEKTILNGVTGIVCPGEMLAMLGPSGSGKTTLLTALGGRLSGKLSGKITYNSQPFSGSIKRRTGFVAQDDVLYPHLTVIETLLFTALLRLPQSLSKEAKVRHVEHVITELGLNKCRNSMIGGPLFRGISGGEKKRVSIGQEMLINPSLLLLDEPTSGLDSTTALRILTTVKRLASGGRTVITTIHQPSSRLYHMFDKVVLLSEGCPIYYGPASSALDYFSSIGFPISITVNPADLLLDLANGIGPDSKHAIEQGDNTEQEKKFVREALISAYEKNISTRLKSELCSSDNSNYSYKKDVSTRNGMKSAQWCTSWSHQFKVLLLRGLRERRYETFNRLRIFQVISVAFLAGLLWWHTPTSHIEDRIAMLFFFAVFWGFYPLYNAVFTFPQERRMLIKERSSGMYRLSSYFLAKTVGDLPLELALPTAFTFILYWMGGLKADPTTFILSLLVVLYNVLVSQSLGLAFGALLMDVKQATTLASVTTLVFLIAGGYYIQQIPSFIVWLKYLSYSYYSYKLLLGVQYNDSDYYECSKGVYCQVADFPAIKSIGLNNMWIDVSIMAVMLVGYRLVAYLALTRVR, translated from the exons ATGCCAGTTAACTGTATAGCACCAAAGCCAGAAAATTCTGGCACAGAAGTGATGGCAGCTCCGACGAATTTGCCTAATCCATCAGAGCTGCACGACATGTCCTGTCTGGCTTTCCCTGTCCAGATTAATTCACAGTCTTTTTCACAAAGAGCTTTATACCCTATAACTTTGAAG TTTGAAGAGATTGTTTACAAGATTAGGCAAGAAACACAAGGAATGTGTTGTGGAGGAACATCAAACACAAAAGAGAAGACTATACTAAATGGTGTGACAGGTATAGTTTGCCCTGGAGAAATGCTAGCAATGTTAGGTCCATCAGGTAGTGGAAAAACTACCCTCCTAACAGCACTAGGCGGCCGTCTTTCGGGTAAATTATCGGGCAAAATTACATACAACAGTCAGCCTTTCTCGGGTTCCATTAAGCGTAGAACCGGATTCGTGGCACAAGATGATGTCCTATATCCTCATTTAACTGTAATAGAAACACTTCTATTCACAGCTTTGCTTAGGCTGCCACAAAGCCTAAGCAAAGAGGCAAAAGTGAGACATGTAGAACATGTTATAACAGAACTTGGATTAAACAAGTGTAGAAACAGTATGATTGGAGGTCCACTATTTAGAGGTATATCAGGTGGAGAGAAAAAAAGAGTCAGTATAGGTCAAGAAATGTTAATCAACCCGAGTTTACTACTATTAGATGAGCCGACTTCAGGGTTAGATTCGACCACAGCTTTGCGAATCCTAACAACAGTTAAGAGGTTAGCTAGTGGTGGTAGAACCGTGATCACAACGATCCATCAGCCGTCTAGCCGGCTTTATCATATGTTTGATAAGGTAGTGCTGCTCTCTGAGGGCTGTCCTATCTACTATGGTCCTGCATCAAGCGCCCTGGATTACTTCTCGTCGATTGGTTTTCCCATATCCATAACTGTCAATCCTGCTGATCTCTTGCTCGATCTCGCTAATG GAATTGGACCTGATTCCAAGCATGCAATCGAGCAGGGCGACAATACTGAACAGGAAAAGAAGTTTGTGAGAGAAGCTCTCATCTCCGCGTATGAGAAGAACATTTCGACAAGGTTGAAATCTGAGCTATGCAGTTCAGATAACAGCAATTACAGTTACAAAAAGGATGTTTCTACAA GAAATGGTATGAAATCAGCGCAATGGTGCACAAGTTGGAGCCATCAATTTAAAGTGCTTCTTCTGAGGGGGCTAAGGGAGCGAAGATACGAGACGTTCAATAGGCTTAGGATCTTCCAAGTTATAAGTGTAGCATTTCTTGCAGGATTATTGTGGTGGCATACTCCTACATCCCACATTGAAGATCGC ATCGCAATGTTATTCTTTTTCGCGGTATTTTGGGGCTTCTATCCACTCTACAATGCAGTTTTCACTTTTCCACAAGAAAGAAGAATGCTTATAAAAGAAAGATCATCAGGAATGTATCGCCTCTCGTCATATTTTCTAGCCAAAACAGTAGGAGATTTGCCTTTGGAACTTGCACTACCAACAGCATTTACTTTCATCCTTTATTGGATGGGCGGTCTCAAAGCCGATCCTACAACCTTCATCCTATCTCTTCTAGTCGTCCTATACAACGTTCTTGTTTCACAAAGTCTCGGACTAGCTTTTGGCGCCTTACTCATGGATGTAAAACAAGCCACAACATTAGCATCAGTCACAACATTAGTCTTCCTCATTGCTGGAGGATACTACATTCAACAAATTCCCTCGTTCATCGTCTGGTTAAAGTATTTAAGCTACAGTTACTACAGCTACAAGTTGCTTTTAGGGGTTCAGTACAATGACAGTGATTACTATGAATGTTCAAAAGGAGTTTATTGCCAAGTTGCAGATTTTCCTGCTATTAAATCAATAGGCCTAAACAATATGTGGATCGATGTCTCGATCATGGCTGTGATGTTAGTAGGCTACCGACTTGTTGCTTATCTAGCACTCACTCGTGTACGATGA